In Paenibacillus hexagrammi, the following are encoded in one genomic region:
- a CDS encoding YqhR family membrane protein, which yields MTGQSAQSMKTNRWFFSLYIGFFAGLLLGGLKIIEQYFKFTKISIGFLVEPFFKHEFLMTWKGTLIGWGFFTVFSIVAAYIYMITLWKLSGPWWGIGYGAFWWGAIYLLFGPFAGMTYWIHDLDLNSILSDFCLFLVWGLFIGYSIAVEYNDERTREPIHNT from the coding sequence ATGACCGGCCAGAGTGCACAATCGATGAAAACGAATAGGTGGTTCTTCTCGCTTTATATCGGATTCTTTGCTGGTTTATTACTAGGTGGACTCAAAATTATCGAGCAGTATTTTAAATTCACCAAAATCAGCATCGGATTTCTGGTGGAGCCGTTTTTTAAACATGAATTTCTCATGACCTGGAAGGGGACATTGATTGGATGGGGCTTCTTCACGGTCTTTTCCATTGTAGCTGCGTATATCTATATGATTACACTGTGGAAGCTGAGCGGCCCTTGGTGGGGAATCGGCTACGGCGCTTTTTGGTGGGGGGCTATCTACCTGTTATTCGGACCTTTCGCTGGGATGACCTACTGGATTCATGATCTGGATCTTAATTCTATCTTAAGCGATTTCTGTTTGTTTCTCGTCTGGGGCTTGTTCATTGGCTACTCAATTGCCGTCGAATACAATGATGAAAGAACGAGAGAGCCTATACACAATACATGA